From Corvus cornix cornix isolate S_Up_H32 chromosome 17, ASM73873v5, whole genome shotgun sequence, the proteins below share one genomic window:
- the HDHD3 gene encoding LOW QUALITY PROTEIN: haloacid dehalogenase-like hydrolase domain-containing protein 3 (The sequence of the model RefSeq protein was modified relative to this genomic sequence to represent the inferred CDS: deleted 1 base in 1 codon), with amino-acid sequence MLRLRLLTWDVKDTLLRLRQPVGHSYAAEARAHGLQVQAEALARSFGEVYGAQSRRLPNYGHGQGLSSRQWWLDVIKQSFRLSGVQDEAALTKLAEKLYRDYCGSHNWEVLPGAAETLSRCRELGFRMGVVSNFDNRLEVILSQCDLRHHFEFVLTSEAAGFAKPDGRIFEQALRLGGVRPEQAAHIGDDYSRDYRAARAAGMHSFLLRAAGQGEGPELPPEHVLPTLSHLLARIEKG; translated from the exons ATGCTCAGGCTGCGCCTGCTGACGTGGGACGTGAAGGACACGCTGCTGCGGCTGCGGCAGCCCGTGGGCCACAGCTACGCGGCCGAGGCCCGGgcccatgggctgcaggtgcaggCCGAGGCTCTGGCGCGCTCCTTCGGGGAGGTGTACGGAGCCCAGAGCCGGCGCCTCCCCAACTACGGCCACGGCCAGGGGCTCAGCTCCCGGCAGTGGTGGCTGGATGTCATCAAACAGAGCTTCAGGCTCTCGGGCGTGCAGGACGAGGCAGCCCTGACGAAGCTGGCGGAAAAGCTCTACCGCGACTACTGCGGCTCCCACAACTGGGAGGTGCTGCCGGGCGCCGCCGAGACCCTGAGCCGGTGCCGCGAGCTCGGCTTCCGCATGGGAGTCGTCTCCAACTTCGACAACCGGCTGGAAGTCATCCTCTCGCAGTGCGACCTGCGGCACCACTTCGAGTTCGTGCTCACCTCCGAGGCCGCGGGCTTCGCCAAGCCGGACGGGAGGATCTTCGAGCAGGCGCTGCGGCTCGGCGGGGTCCGCCCGGAGCAGGCGGCGCACATCGGGGATGACTACAGCCGCGATTACCGGGCAGCCCGGGCC GCGGGCATGCACAGCTTCCTGCTgcgggcggcggggcagggcgaGGGGCCAGAGCTGCCTCCCGAGCACGTCCTGCCCACGCTCAGCCACCTCCTGGCTCGTATCGAGAAGGGGTAG
- the ALAD gene encoding delta-aminolevulinic acid dehydratase — protein MQADSVLHSGYFHPVLRSWQCTATTFDASNLIYPIFVTDSPDAVEPIPSLPGQARYGVNKLEGMLRPLVEDGLKCVLIFGVPSKVHKDERGSAADAEGTPAIQAIRKIRSTFPELLIACDVCLCPYTSHGHCGILREDGTIQNELSCQRLVEVALAYAKAGCHIVAPSDMMDGRIAAMKQALISNDLGNKVSVMSYSAKFASCLYGPFRDAALSKPAFGDRRCYQLPPGARGLAMRAVDRDVREGADMLMVKPGMLYLDVVRDVKARHPTHPLAVYHVSGEFAMLWHGAQAGAFSLEVAVQEAITAFRRAGADIIITYFTPQLLRWLREAAGRP, from the exons ATGCAGGCAGACTCCGTTCTCCACAGTGGCTACTTCCACCCTGTGCTGCGCTCCTGGCAGTGCACGGCCACCACCTTTGACGCCTCCAACCTCATCTACCCCATTTTTGTCAC TGACAGCCCTGATGCCGTGGAGCCAAttcccagccttcctggacAAGCCAG GTATGGGGTGAACAAGCTGGAGGGGATGCTGCGGCCCCTCGTCGAAGACGGCCTCAAGTGTGTGCTCATCTTTGGGGTGCCCAGCAAGGTCCACAAG GATGAGagaggctctgctgctgatgcCGAGGGCACTCCTGCCATCCAGGCCATCAGGAAGATCCGCTCCACCTTCCCGGAGCTGCTGATTGCCTGCGATGTCTGCCTGTGCCCTTACACCTCGCACGGGCACTGCG GCATCCTGCGTGAAGATGGCACCATCCAGAACGAGCTCAGCTGCCAGCGGCTGGTAGAGGTGGCGCTGGCTTATGCCAAAGCAG GCTGCCACATCGTGGCCCCCTCGGACATGATGGACGGGCGCATCGCGGCCATGAAGCAGGCGCTGATCTCCAACGACCTGGGCAACAAG GTCTCAGTGATGAGCTACAGCGCCAAGTTCGCTTCGTGCTTGTACGGCCCCTTCAG GGACGCGGCGTTGTCCAAACCCGCCTTTGGGGACCGGCGCTGTTACCAGCTGCCCCCGGGCGCCCGGGGCCTGGCCATGCGCGCCGTG GACCGGGACGTGCGGGAGGGTGCGGACATGCTGATGGTGAAGCCGGGGATGCTCTATCTGGACGTCGTGAGGGACGTCAAGGCTCGG CACCCCACGCACCCGCTGGCCGTGTACCACGTCTCGGGGGAGTTCGCCATGCTGTGGCACGGGGCGCAGGCCGGCGCCTTCAGCCTGGAGGTGGCGGTGCAAGAGGCGATCACGGCCTTCAGGCGCGCAG GGGCCGACATCATCATCACCTACTTCACACCGCAGCTGCTGCGCTGGCTGCGGGAGGCGGCGGGCCGGCCCTGA